From the Maioricimonas rarisocia genome, one window contains:
- a CDS encoding sigma 54-interacting transcriptional regulator, which yields MSDLPRTLGELRESGYRSLSVKQEMRRNLIGRLRSGEPLFPGILGYDETVIPEIVNAVLSRHDMLFLGLRGQGKTRMLRMLTHLLDERLPIVAGSEINDDPLAPISRYARDLVEEKGDATPIEWIGREQRYHEKLATPDVTIADLIGEVDLVKHAEGRHLASEDVMHFGLIPRSHRGIFCMNELPDLSPKIQVGLFNVLEERDVQIRGFTVRLPLDLCMVFSANPEDYTNRGRIVTPLKDRIGSVVRTHYPLTRELGVRITEENAWQDRDGDVRVATPNFIKEIIEETSRLARTSPHVNQASGVSVRMSVANYENVVSNAERRGILHDETDVVTRISDLVHLASSSRGKLELAMSEEPGEEDHLITRLVEEAVKNIFDQHLSVKQFRALVEHFERGVRLEVSDTSTTQELLDAFDSIPGFRKAILEVAGRIEPQLAEGSTAPGVQAAVGELLLDGLYAHNKLSKKSKRGRASYGL from the coding sequence ATGAGTGACCTTCCGCGTACCCTCGGCGAACTCCGCGAATCCGGCTACCGCAGCCTCAGCGTCAAGCAGGAAATGCGGCGGAATTTGATCGGGCGCCTCCGCTCGGGCGAGCCGCTTTTCCCCGGCATCCTCGGGTACGACGAGACCGTGATTCCGGAGATCGTCAACGCGGTTCTTTCCCGGCACGACATGCTGTTTCTCGGCCTGCGCGGGCAGGGAAAGACGCGGATGCTGCGGATGCTCACCCACCTGCTCGACGAGCGTCTGCCGATCGTGGCCGGCTCCGAGATTAACGACGACCCGCTCGCTCCCATTTCCCGCTACGCCAGGGATCTGGTGGAAGAGAAGGGGGACGCGACGCCGATCGAGTGGATTGGCCGCGAACAGCGGTACCACGAAAAGCTGGCCACGCCCGATGTCACGATCGCCGACCTCATCGGTGAAGTCGATCTCGTCAAGCATGCCGAAGGGCGACACCTGGCCAGCGAGGACGTGATGCACTTCGGACTCATTCCCCGCAGCCATCGGGGCATCTTCTGCATGAACGAGCTGCCGGACCTCTCGCCGAAGATCCAGGTGGGGCTGTTCAACGTCCTCGAAGAGCGGGATGTGCAGATTCGCGGCTTCACCGTGCGGCTGCCGCTCGATCTCTGCATGGTGTTCAGCGCGAACCCCGAGGATTACACCAACCGCGGCCGGATCGTCACGCCGCTGAAGGATCGCATCGGTTCGGTGGTACGCACGCACTATCCGCTTACCCGCGAACTGGGGGTTCGGATCACCGAAGAGAACGCCTGGCAGGATCGGGACGGGGACGTCCGCGTCGCCACGCCGAACTTCATCAAGGAAATCATCGAAGAGACGTCCCGGCTGGCCCGCACGAGTCCGCACGTCAATCAGGCGTCGGGCGTCAGCGTGCGGATGTCGGTCGCCAACTACGAGAACGTCGTCTCCAATGCTGAGCGACGGGGCATCCTGCATGACGAGACCGACGTCGTTACCCGCATCAGCGATCTGGTGCATCTGGCCTCCAGTTCCCGCGGGAAGCTCGAACTGGCGATGTCCGAGGAGCCGGGCGAAGAGGATCACCTGATTACCCGTCTGGTCGAAGAGGCGGTCAAGAACATCTTCGACCAGCATCTGTCGGTCAAGCAGTTCCGCGCGCTGGTCGAGCATTTCGAGCGCGGCGTGCGGCTGGAAGTCTCGGACACATCGACGACGCAGGAACTGCTCGACGCGTTCGATTCCATTCCGGGATTCCGCAAGGCGATTCTGGAAGTCGCGGGCCGGATCGAGCCTCAGCTTGCGGAAGGCTCGACCGCGCCGGGTGTGCAGGCCGCGGTTGGCGAACTGCTGCTCGATGGGCTCTATGCTCACAACAAGCTGAGCAAGAAGTCGAAGCGGGGCCGCGCCAGCTACGGGCTGTAG